The nucleotide window AGACCTTTTATAACTTTTATAACTGAGCAACTCCTTTTTAAGTGCAGCCACAAACTTGATAGAGACCAACTGTTAAAGCAGGCAAGATTAGAAAAGTGTATAACAATCCAAATGTGAAATATCAAAGAATAGATCAGACTTCACTGTGGAACAGCAATTTTAATACTTAACAGATTCCTGTGTGCCTATTAAGCAGACAACAATTACATGTGACCTACTGTTTATGAAACACTGATTATGCAGGAGGCCAAATTAACGGTGTTAATTATTTAAGACAGAAACTCAAGAGAAAAGACATTTTACTTTTTGCAATTTTTATGATTCTTTCCACAGTGACATGGATGTAATATTCAGAGACCTTTAGAAGGACTagtcttttgctttgttttacaaaTAGAAATGCAATATATGCTTATTACAACATACATTTTCACCATTAATTTGCATTGGGCACACACAACTGATTTGACATTTTGAGAATTTCTAGTAATAAAAAAAGGTACAACACGGAATTAAAGGTGCATGAAACATCCAAACAGCTTGGAAGGGAAATTTCCATCTGTACAGTGTATtgactgtttttttctgattcagCTAGAtaaacatgttttattttactcaCAATTCCCAAAATGGTGTGCCCAAATTGCTGCCCAGTGAAGGACAGGCCATATTTATTGGCTGCTGTACCCATCCCATGCTTGAAATGGGAATTTAAGTCATGCTTGAAGGGCTGTCCCAGTGTATTTGAATGCACTGACAAGACAAATACACAAACATCCCTGGAATGAAACTGCTTAGGTCTTGGAAGTACCATTTTACACATCAAACTGGTTCTTGGCATAAGAACATTTTTGACACTTTCACTTGAgttcataaaataaattacttggtAGAAGATTTTAGTTCTGGAGTCTAAAATCCCCACGAATCTTAGTCCACTTGTAGCTATTGAAACAAGGTGCAAATTCTAGTTCATTTTGCTGGTACTTCTGTCACTCTGAGACTAATTCTTTTCAAACTGGGGCATAAACTAAGGTAAAtattatttccttctctgcatGGAAGACATCTTTTAGTGGGAATTTTCAGTGtgtttaaagtattttttatcttttgaatTTTCTATGCAGTTTGTGCTGAAGCGCTGCAGTTTTATAGGAAATTTCTGAAGTAATTCACTGCTGAAAATACATGTGCCACTTGACTTCAGAATTACAGGTTTAAAAGCCTGGATTAGTTCAAGTGCAACATGTGCTCCTACTATTAATTCAACCCTTAAGTGCTGgctgttatttttatattcaagTTTGTTAGCAGATAGATAAAATCTTTCATATCATCCAAAAAGTCTTATCGAAGCagttattttccctttttaaggGAAGTTGGACAGATTTTACATGAAAAtgacaggaaatattttatgagCTATGAAAATGCAGCTCTTGGTTTTTATCTCTATAGGGAGCTTCTATTGACACGGTTTCTGGAACAACTTCCAAAGGTTCACACTTCTTCCTCACACTCACCTGTCTTAAAAACCCTGCAGAAACCAGTTTGGAAAAATGTACTTAGAGAGGAAATAGCTAAGAACTGGAAGTCAGAGCAGttgagagcagctctgtgtgccaTGGGTGGGTACCTCACTAACAGAAACTCCGTGTCTTTGACCAAACAGACctggtttagtttggttttctctgccagcctttccttaTAAGGGATTCCCTTAATAAATCACTCAGCTCAGCGCAGCAAAAGCCTGCTAAATATTTACAGCAAGTGCCACACAGCATCTTGGTAAGTAGCTACAGGCAGAAAGTTTGGGAGAAGAGATTTAAGGCTGCACTGCCTCTCCTGTGGCTTGCAGGAGCGAGGTCTGGTAAAATCAGGGCCAGGTCCTTGTTTCCAGATTGTTGCTTTAGCATGCATATTACACATAGAggtttaattaaaatttattaataagGAACAATGATGAAGAAACAGCAAGAACAGGGCTATCTTTCTTCACCAGGGCTGCCTGCAAATAGATAGGAGACAAAAAGCAACGAGTAAGCAGATTCTGACTTTCATCACCTACATTCCTCTCAAGCATCTGCCCCTCCAGGCACTGATTGTACTTTGATCAACACAGAGGACTTGATGTAGGAACAGCTAAACGGTGTGGGATTAAGGCCGGGGAGGTTAATTACAGCAGAGACTTGGTGCAGAACACTTTGCACACCGGGCTGGTACATACCGATCATCATCGTCTGCATGAGCGTTAGTGCCAGAGGTGCTTTGGAGTGTGGGCAATCCCTCTGTAACCCCCTCATCTATTGAGcctaggcaaaaaaaaaaagaagggcaATTTAATGCAAATAACTGTTCAAGAAGGGTTAGGGGGCAGGTAAATATACATCAAGCTTGTTTTCCCAAATCTCTGATAAACTCTGCTTCCTGGGTGATAAGATAATAAAAGTGCCTTGGGAAAGTCATTTAGAACACTCAGAAGCAACTTGCTCCAAAtcagcttctctgtgcacaGATTATGCAGTAAACTGACAACTCAGTAAAGGGCACATATTTGGTACACctagaaaatggaaatgttaaATACAGCCAGATTTCAAAACATATCCAGTACTAGCAGTGTAAAGCAGAAATGTTACATTCACCTAAAGGGACCATTTCGTCAATTTTTCAAGACTTCCTGAGCAATGAGGAGTTCAAACCTGCTACACTAAATGGCTTTTGTGTTCCAAATCTTCCACAAATATATTAATGGATAATGTCTTCATTTATTGATAAGCAGCTCAGACAGGAAGAGCCCTCTGGGAAATCAGAAATGCAACACAAAAGAGACAAAACACCTGTTTGTCAGAGAAATGTATAAACAAAACCactccagagctctgctcagctcacCAGCACTGGGGCAAATGTAGTTCAAGGGGCTTGGGGAACAGAATCCAGTGGAAATGCAGCACTAAAACAAACCCACACCTTCATTCACTGATGGGGCTCTTGCTCATCTGGGCCCCTCTCATCACTACTGGGTGTTTGCTCAACACAAAGCAGCCTCTGGATCTCCCCCACTGAATCCACAGGACACGAGgacagaaggggaaggagatTTCTCTCCCTACACCTCTACCTCGAGGACAAGCAAGGTGTAGGACAGTGCTCGAGCTCCTCTTGCTGCTGGGggaaaataattctgctttctAACAGAGAAATAATCTGAATTTAGGGACCCTAAAGCTCACCAGGAAAATCAAGCAGAATTAGGTGCACACTGTCTAGTGTCAGGGGAAATGGAAAACCAAAGAGAAGGAACAAAGACGTGAAAGGTGAAGCAGAAAATGTGCATATTCTGTCAAAAAGAATGAGAGGTCTTTCCTGAAGTGAGAGATTCTTGTCTTAATGTTACAGGGCCAGTGACAAGAGGAAAATTGCATCTCTGGCAGCTTcacaattaataaaaacaaatttttttatttttttaagaggtGACAAACTATACTTGGGAAATTCATCAACTAAGCAATTTATAAAGTTACAAAAGTTAATCCCATTTTGATTTATCCTTCTTTCTCATGGAATACTTAAATGACAGTCTACTGAAACGTAAGCCCAACTACTATTAGGTTTAATTTCATGCCTTCACCTCTCAAATGCCAAAAGTGCTAATGAGTTATGAGAGTATCTTCTCAGACACAGCTGTTTTGTAACCATAATGACTTATTTATCAAGTCCCTGCTCCACATCTCCTTCTGTGTTATAAAGTGCTTCCAAATGCAATAAATTGCAAATGAACAACTCTGAAATTTCCCAAAGAGTGAAAAAGAGCTTTTTGGAATATCAGAGAGAGAGGCAGGAATGCTTTTGTAAATGCACTATAAAACAGTGAGATAAATATATGCAATTatataaggaaaatatattcagggaagaaaaacctGTACTTTAACATATCTTGCTGCCTCCATTTACTCTTCTTACATTGCTGCATCAAGTAAGCATTTTTGGGAGGTAAAAAGTGCTTTCTAGCTACAAAGTGTGCTGTATCATAACTGTGCTAAAAAGCAAGAACACTGTTTCCCTTTATAGcaaaacatgaataaaaacCATTCTGAGGACGGTTATTATGCCAAGACCACTAAATATTAATTCAAACATATTCAAAGACAAAGAGCAGATTTGTACTTTAAAGATTTTGCCCTGGCACATTCttcttctctctgcagctgTTTTAAGGCAGAACATGCTGTACTAACTGCAGTGACAGATATCtaagtttaaaaattataatcaCTAAAGCCTGAGATTCTCTACTCCATGCATACAAAACTACACATCTGTGGCCTGGAGTTTACACCCAGTTTGTTCCTTAAGCTGCCTTGGTGTGgtatttatttacatatttatgaTATATATCACTTGATATGCAATTTTTAACTTTCCCTAATCATTATTGCTTCTTGTTCTGTTTAGTCTGTGATGATATAATTAGTTTGATGAAATAGTTTGCATCTCTTATCACACAGCCCTGGCAAAGTCTTTCAGTTCTGACTACAATGAGTTAAAAACCGAATCAAACAAAGTCTGTTTTTGAACAAGGACCACTTTTCCTGGTGACTCCCCAGCAAACATATAGtttcttttagtttttaatttatgtaCTGCTTTGGCAAACCACATTTAAAGATTCAGAGTTAAACTATAAGACATTAAGTCTGTTCCTCAGCAAAGGTAAACATCCTTGTCTccaacaaagaaaacattttcatttggaaaaagcATTACAATCTAAAATATCAACACGTGAGCTATACAAACTAGAGAACAGTCCAACAGCAGAGGATGCCATAAATggggaatattttcatttcttttcagtgaCTATTACCTGAGTAGTGTGGCACTGAATGCATATTGCTGTTCTGGAGGGTCAACCTGATCTCACTTTCTCCAGAGAAGTCCCAGTGTTGCACTGACCTAACCAAACAAATAATGCAGACTACAGGGCTACTACTCTTGACTTTGTTGtagtttatttatttcatgAAGGGGGGCAGCCTTTCACTCACACTTTATTTGTGTGAAGCAGAGCAGTTCATTTGCCATTCTTACGGTCTTCAAACAGAACAGGCATTATTAAAAAACTTCCAGTAAACAaactctgctgagcacaggtCAAGCCACTTGAGAGTAAAATAGCTGACTTGGGCAAAATTTTGATAATTCAACTAGAAATATTGCAAAAGCTCTATCTTCTGATTTACTAAAGGCCATTCAATGCATTCTGTGCAGAAGAAAAAGGGATTGTTCCAGGAACCTTTAAGTATTAGCTCTTAATAAAGAACAGCCTGCTGTAAGAACCCAAAACTGGTTTCAAATTGtctttcatggaaaaaaatatttctctcagCAACCAGCAGCATTTGAAGAAGCAACTTGAGAATCAAATCCCACAGAAGTGGAAAGATTCTCAATATTATGActgtgtggttttatttttgtctgggGCATTAAGATGACAGTGTTTCACCACTTATTTTGCAAATCCTCTTACAAAGGCTCTGTCACGATTATATGAGATTTGATGTCTGATGCAAAGCACTATTCTAACCCTTTGTGGCTACAGATACAAGCTTTTCAAATCtgatgctgcagctcagctgagaTCATGCCTTTTGGCattaataaaagcagaattaagtttcctcagtcagacaacTAGAGGTAAAAAGGAGTTATCGACCTCTGCTGAATAAAGAGGGCTACCACAGGCTCAGCTTTCTCAGCTGCCTTCTGCAAAGTTATTTAAACAACTCCAAGTTTATGTGTAACATTTCaaaaatcagggggaaaaaagggagtttcacagaaataaagcatGAAAACCCACATGGCAGATTTCCTCCAACGGAATCCCCAGTGCTCATGTGCCAGCTGGGATAGGTAACTGCAGAAATGGCCATACCTATAGATGAAGACTGAGGGCTGATCAGGAGATCCTCCTGCACTTGCTCGCTCCCTGGGACCGTCTGCTGGTCACTCAGGGAGCTCTGGGACGCGCTCACAGGCTGTGACACCTCCTCGTGAACCTCCTCATCACTCAGCCTTTCCACCTTGACACGCACGTCCTCCTCGATCACCAGGGGAGAACTGCCTTTGGTGCTCTCACAAGTCACATAATCTGCCATCCTCCTGGTGGACTCGGAGGGCCCAGGCATTTCCAAAGTCCTAGAGTTCTCCGCCTGCTTCACCTTTTCTGACTGAAGTCTTCGATCAATTCcaaaaggaaaagtccagggaAAAGCTAAGGACGAGTCCACGGGCTGATTTCTGGACTCCGGGTAGGAAGTTGAAGGGTTGAGCACTTGGGGGGAGCTGGTTTGTGTGTTACACTTGAGGGGGCTCTCAGGAGACATGACGATGTAGCTTTTGCGCTTTCTCCGAGACTCCCGGCACACGGGAATGGTTCTTTCCACCACGCTGCACTCGGAGGAGACGGGAGACAGGCTGCCATCCCGGGAGGTGAAATTGCAGTTTGCACTGTTCTCCTGCCCCGCATCCAGCACCTTCTCCTGCTGGCTGTTGGGTGTATTCCATAAAATGCTGGACTTCATGAATTCCGAGCACGTGCTGGCCACGCTGAACATCTGCATGTAGCTGGCGGCAGCCAGCACGTCGATGATGTTCTCGGTGTTGATGGACAGCGTCGCCGTGTAGGCGTACTCCAGGAGAGGGATGAACCCCGTCACCGTCACGTGGTGCAGGTCTAACACGCTCTTGCTCTCGTCCTCTGCTTGGCCGACGAGTTTGGAGCGGAAGAAGTCACTGCAGGCTGCCAGAACCACCTTGTGTGCCCTGAAGATCTTGTCCTGGACGCGGATGGTGATGTCGCAGAAGTGGCCGTCGTTCCGCAGCATGTTCAGCTTCCCCAGCATCTCCTGACTGTGAGCAGGGGAGTTATGAGTGAATGTTTTAACACCCATTTTTAGACGGTTCTCTTAGCGTTCTTCCCACATATGACAGATCAAAGGTATCctgaaataaagaggaaaactgTCACGTTCATCTCTGAAAGCAAAAGTCAAGTGGATTTGTGATTGGAAGACTCCGCACGAAGAAAATTCATCGGAATCCTCTAAGGCCAGGTTCTTCTAAGATCCAGACTGTGCAAGGGACTAACTCTACAGAAATGCAATGACTTCTAATTTTCATAACCACAGATTCAATTCTTTGCAGTCTATCCCCACCATCTTCCATACGCCTGGAGGGGTACCTCTCCCTCCACCTGGAGGGGTACCTCTcccagtctctctctctctctacttTCCTGCTATGCCCACTTGAAACCAAATTCCCAACGCAATTCAAAAAAATGTTTGTAATACTAaaaattcagcatttaaaaaaactgTTAGCTGTGTAGaaacctgtatttttattttctgggccCAGAAAACCGTTGTTTGCAGTTCTTAATCCTGACAGACTATTGAAGGTTTACTTTTAAGCAGAAAAGTCAGGTTGAGTCAACAACAAGGGTGCAGAAGTAAGCAAATCTCCCAGGGAATGTATTTAATACCAGAAAAGCTTTACAGAAACTACAGCATGAATTTTCAGAGGCCAGAGCTCAAACTAGTAAACATAAAACAACAGTTGCCAATAGGTCTGATTTCCTGCTGTAGTGCAGGTATTGATTACCTAAAGTgacttttaattgttttaaactaGGATGAGAAGTTATTGAAAATTCCTTCACAAACACAATGCAATATAAACCTCAAAGGAAAGTTCAAGTTTAAATCAAATACACATAAACTGATTTTATGTAGGTGATAAATAAAACAAGGAGGGCAACGTCTTGCTTCTGAAAGACACAAACCTGCCTTCTTGGGGACCAGCTCTCTCCAGGTGGGAGCAAATTAGTTTTGTGCAAGATCTGGTAAGGATGAGGTGTTTGACCCTGGTATTTCCTcaaacatttcagaaacatttcattGTAAAGGGAACATAAACCACAGAGCTTTACTTGCTTAAACCCCTCCCAAGCTCCATGGAAGTTTTTGGTGTTGTACATGCCTCATACAATTAACATGATACAGAATTATCTCACTGGTTAAACATCGACAACATTATTGTGTTTGATTTGTTCCTGGAGTCAGCCAGCTTCTGCACATCATCCTTCTTTCCCctcaacataaaaaaaaaaaaatccatgcttGCAAATGGCTCACGTGGAGCTTCACAGAGCAACTGCAAGTGTGGAAGAACTTACCCCAAATGTGACACGTTGAAACAGCAGCTGTCACAGCCCACCTGGTTCTACAGACATTTACACTTGGCTGCTTCTTGTTCCTGGGTTTTCACTTTTGATACTCAAACTCTTGCAGACAGAGGAACACTAACTGTCCAAGAGAACAGATTATCTAACACCTGATAATACATATATATCTCTAAGGTCTGGTGGAAACGATAAGGACCATTTgggtttaaaatgaaatttcacaCTGGTGCAGAGGAGGAAGTTAAGCACAAGCAAAACATTCCcttcagtgaaagaaaatggatCAACCTCAAGAGGCATCTGAATATCCAGACTGTTTGTTCTCCAGCATGCATCAAATGAAAAGCATATTTCATTGATCTCAGACCAACACACTACAGCAAAATCTTGTAACAGCATATTCAGAAATGGCCCTTGGATACCCTTCCTTCTGAAATCCTGGTGGCTGCAGCTGTTCCTTGGCTCATCAGAAGTGCACAAGTACTTGTGTTCAGCAGCTCGTACAAGAACAATACATTCACAAGGACTAGCCACAGAATAATTTGGTATTTAGAAATAGTACCAATCCATAAACGAGGAGAAAAATCTCAGTGCAATCCTACAATTCCTACAGGCCCAAAACACAAGcccattttcctctctgttcttcTGAACAAGGAATGCTCAGCCCTCCATTCCCAAAGTGAGAGCTCAgttctgctgccctgctctAAACCATTCCTTGTCCTGCTCcccccttcctgctgcctctccccTCTTCTggcttcctttccccttctcctttcaTCTTTTGCTTCCTTGACCTTGATCTCgttacagaatttaaaataaaagagcgGAAGTCAGTGATGTGCAATAAATTGATTTGAATTTATTACAGGAGCAGTGTTCCTGCCATCGGTGTGGGATATTGCTCTGTTAAATCACTTCTGTAAAATGACTTTCACCCTCATTGCACTGACACCTCCATTCAAACAAGTGGCTGCCACCCAGGCCTCAGTGTGAACAAGGAGCATGCACACACAtgttattttcaggaaaatgcaAAGAGTCAGGCTGAGGAGGGGGAATATCAGTTCTTTACAGTTAATGATGTAGTAAAAGcatcaaatatttttagaaggTAATTTAAACAGTATGAAAGTATTTTCCACATGAAAAGACGAGCGTGCTAAAGCACAGCCAGGTTATACAATGGTTCAACCCTCTTTCTAATCTTCCAGCGGCACAAGGCACTTTTACAGCCACCCTCAATTCACAGTGACCTGCGAGGGGAAAGGGCTGCGACATTACAGCTTCAGCCCAGGCCAATCATCTCTGTATCATCACCGTTTCAAAATGACACTTTGCCAGCTCTCATCTCCCATTCTGAGGCAGTTCCTGACAGCAGCCCTTGGACCACAAGTGCAGGATGCCACATCCAAGAACTAAATATACCCAGGCGCTTGGGAATGCTGGGGTGGGGACATCAAGGTGCACACCTAAACTAAGTGGTAAGTGGGCTGGTGCTGGAAAAGCTGTTAATTTTGGAGCCACAAACCATCGGGGATTCTCTAGGCAGGGACCAGGGATGGTATCACAGAGAGTGGAGCTCCTCCTCCCATTCCTCAGGCACACACTTAGCCTTGGCCCACAAAACATTTCACACCTCTAGAGAAACACAGCGAAATTCAAAGACACTTTcacaggttttaaaaatattcacagtGGGACACTTCAGTCCATATTTAACGGGCTGTATTTAGCTTTGCCACAGACATTTACAGCTGGAGAGAATGGCTTTTCCAGCATGCATTCCTGCCCTGGAAACATGTGAGGAATCACCATCACAGCATGCATCCCTGAACAAGGTAAGAATTCAAATGTGAGCACTTCAAGGCATCCAGAGCAAGGACAATTTTGTCCACTATTAGCTAAAAGCAATCTGAAGAGAAGTGCTACTGTACCAAAGGCTTTGTACAATTAGTTTCAAaattagttgggtttttttaactccttGGAGCACAAATGAAGACTTGACCTTTAAGTAGTTTGGAGTAACTCAGCTCATTCTCACTGTTTCAAGGCTACTGAAATGCAAGTTTTAGCAGCAGCTACTATGGCACTGTTTTGGGATTAAACAGGTGCCAAATTTCTGAGCTTAGAAAGAGCAAAGATGAAACTCTATACTTTAAGTGTAATGCTATAATGTAATGAAACTGTGAATGGAAAAGAAACTATACCGGAATTGAAAAATATTGCTTATGCAACCTATCAACTTCCATGTACACAAAATTTAGCTCCTTGTTCACCTGCTGCTCAAATCATTGGGTTTGAAACATACTATCTGCAATAACATTTTAGAAGAGCCAATGAATCAAACTCAGGGAGCTCTTTGcattcattttctcatttaattacatcatttcaaaacaaaagtaatttttagcaCCACAAAACCACCACCCTACCTTTAACCTCTGTATCCTGACCCATGGCAATTTAAAGCATGAAAAcaccaatttttttctgaacactGAAACCAACAGATTTCATATCACTTTGTAGCCATGTAAATCAAAATGATTAGGAAATTCTCACCCTGCTGCTCACCAAGCCCTCAGACACATCCAAGATACAACTGTGAGCCCATGGTGAAATCAGATaattggttggtttttttctattattttttatttttaatgctgatCACTCCTTGGGCTCTGGTTAGAGAAGCATTCCATCAACAGCAGCAGTCCAGACAGACAAATCTTCCACAGCGACAAACATGTGACCTGCAGCATTTTATCTCTGCAATCTCACTGCAGTACACAGGTACCAGCACTCCCTCAAATTAACTGGTTAGTGTAACTAAGTATAATTAAGTTCATGATTGAATCAGAACAACTGCTTCAATCAGAACAAACTGCAAGTCTGCTATTTCTATCTAAACACACATCTGTTTCCCCAACAGCAGCTGGCCTAATAAAAGGTACTATCTCCACTATCAATCTTGCCCTACTTCACTCCACAAAACTGGCCAGAGCTACCACCCCATTCTAGTTTCAAACCAGTCAACAGcacttttaaaactttattttaaatcatattTCAATTCAGGTCAGTAAACCTAGTTTGACcccaacccag belongs to Cinclus cinclus chromosome 25, bCinCin1.1, whole genome shotgun sequence and includes:
- the ZBTB44 gene encoding zinc finger and BTB domain-containing protein 44 isoform X3; this translates as MGVKTFTHNSPAHSQEMLGKLNMLRNDGHFCDITIRVQDKIFRAHKVVLAACSDFFRSKLVGQAEDESKSVLDLHHVTVTGFIPLLEYAYTATLSINTENIIDVLAAASYMQMFSVASTCSEFMKSSILWNTPNSQQEKVLDAGQENSANCNFTSRDGSLSPVSSECSVVERTIPVCRESRRKRKSYIVMSPESPLKCNTQTSSPQVLNPSTSYPESRNQPVDSSLAFPWTFPFGIDRRLQSEKVKQAENSRTLEMPGPSESTRRMADYVTCESTKGSSPLVIEEDVRVKVERLSDEEVHEEVSQPVSASQSSLSDQQTVPGSEQVQEDLLISPQSSSIGSIDEGVTEGLPTLQSTSGTNAHADDDDRTERPSPNGPDRPFQCPTCGVRFTRIQNLKQHMLIHSGIKPFQCDRCGKKFTRAYSLKMHRLKHEGKRCFRCQICSATFTSFGEYKHHMRVSRHIIRKPRIYECKTCGAMFTNSGNLIVHLRSLNHEASELANYFQSSDFLVPDYLNQEQEETLGQYELGEHGFESNSSVQMPVISQVSSTQNCESTFPLGSLGGLAEKEEDVPEQPKTNTTAEAAAGDPPKPELSSITIE
- the ZBTB44 gene encoding zinc finger and BTB domain-containing protein 44 isoform X1 yields the protein MGVKTFTHNSPAHSQEMLGKLNMLRNDGHFCDITIRVQDKIFRAHKVVLAACSDFFRSKLVGQAEDESKSVLDLHHVTVTGFIPLLEYAYTATLSINTENIIDVLAAASYMQMFSVASTCSEFMKSSILWNTPNSQQEKVLDAGQENSANCNFTSRDGSLSPVSSECSVVERTIPVCRESRRKRKSYIVMSPESPLKCNTQTSSPQVLNPSTSYPESRNQPVDSSLAFPWTFPFGIDRRLQSEKVKQAENSRTLEMPGPSESTRRMADYVTCESTKGSSPLVIEEDVRVKVERLSDEEVHEEVSQPVSASQSSLSDQQTVPGSEQVQEDLLISPQSSSIGSIDEGVTEGLPTLQSTSGTNAHADDDDRLENVQYPYQLYIAPSTSSTERPSPNGPDRPFQCPTCGVRFTRIQNLKQHMLIHSGIKPFQCDRCGKKFTRAYSLKMHRLKHEGKRCFRCQICSATFTSFGEYKHHMRVSRHIIRKPRIYECKTCGAMFTNSGNLIVHLRSLNHEASELANYFQSSDFLVPDYLNQEQEETLGQYELGEHGFESNSSVQMPVISQVSSTQNCESTFPLGSLGGLAEKEEDVPEQPKTNTTAEAAAGDPPKPELSSITIE
- the ZBTB44 gene encoding zinc finger and BTB domain-containing protein 44 isoform X2, with translation MGVKTFTHNSPAHSQEMLGKLNMLRNDGHFCDITIRVQDKIFRAHKVVLAACSDFFRSKLVGQAEDESKSVLDLHHVTVTGFIPLLEYAYTATLSINTENIIDVLAAASYMQMFSVASTCSEFMKSSILWNTPNSQQEKVLDAGQENSANCNFTSRDGSLSPVSSECSVVERTIPVCRESRRKRKSYIVMSPESPLKCNTQTSSPQVLNPSTSYPESRNQPVDSSLAFPWTFPFGIDRRLQSEKVKQAENSRTLEMPGPSESTRRMADYVTCESTKGSSPLVIEEDVRVKVERLSDEEVHEEVSQPVSASQSSLSDQQTVPGSEQVQEDLLISPQSSSIGSIDEGVTEGLPTLQSTSGTNAHADDDDRSTERPSPNGPDRPFQCPTCGVRFTRIQNLKQHMLIHSGIKPFQCDRCGKKFTRAYSLKMHRLKHEGKRCFRCQICSATFTSFGEYKHHMRVSRHIIRKPRIYECKTCGAMFTNSGNLIVHLRSLNHEASELANYFQSSDFLVPDYLNQEQEETLGQYELGEHGFESNSSVQMPVISQVSSTQNCESTFPLGSLGGLAEKEEDVPEQPKTNTTAEAAAGDPPKPELSSITIE
- the ZBTB44 gene encoding zinc finger and BTB domain-containing protein 44 isoform X4, which produces MGVKTFTHNSPAHSQEMLGKLNMLRNDGHFCDITIRVQDKIFRAHKVVLAACSDFFRSKLVGQAEDESKSVLDLHHVTVTGFIPLLEYAYTATLSINTENIIDVLAAASYMQMFSVASTCSEFMKSSILWNTPNSQQEKVLDAGQENSANCNFTSRDGSLSPVSSECSVVERTIPVCRESRRKRKSYIVMSPESPLKCNTQTSSPQVLNPSTSYPESRNQPVDSSLAFPWTFPFGIDRRLQSEKVKQAENSRTLEMPGPSESTRRMADYVTCESTKGSSPLVIEEDVRVKVERLSDEEVHEEVSQPVSASQSSLSDQQTVPGSEQVQEDLLISPQSSSIGSIDEGVTEGLPTLQSTSGTNAHADDDDRLENVQYPYQLYIAPSTSSTERPSPNGPDRPFQCPTCGVRFTRIQNLKQHMLIHSGIKPFQCDRCGKKFTRAYSLKMHRLKHEVTS